One part of the Lytechinus pictus isolate F3 Inbred chromosome 3, Lp3.0, whole genome shotgun sequence genome encodes these proteins:
- the LOC129257730 gene encoding leucine-rich repeat-containing protein 15-like has product MQSLPLPTFIGAMVALLVSMGTTNAVIAWPCPYQCECDSRLQTVRCSFVYGVRWYVTPTNIPSDVRSLHISDQNISSVTALSLSNLTNLRKLEIVRSSIRELQDNALIMAPKLRRLNLSGNSLRAMPRAVSSIRILKELILSNNFISELNPSDFENLTKLRVLDLSVNNMSILPPGLFQPLYELRRLNLSYNAIMSIDDHTFQSLTNLEDLSLSQNRIQQLSPIWMNNLQSLWILEMNGALIERSQAVHLLPVSDYIRYPNLQQIRLAGNMISDLPCDALRVMHGLQLLDLSHNKIKIIPDYCFYGMISLEELLLISNEIYLMESYSFINVTQLSTLDLTSNRLDEIKEGLFYETSLQSLYANLNRFQALTDMTLAGAFNLRHIFLRYNQISEISHRAFWYTSYLTTVDLRDNALRRIGSEFTNLTGLTFLAFSSNMIHTVQTNAFEGTSISLIYLHNNSLTTLPQQTFSYMPTLSTITLSGNPWHCDCRVRYLCETIINSRDPYPWMEDSENMECASPKSFQEQEMQAVKPFQMICTTYASALAIQLIVGLSLSAVAISTALYVVQLYCKAKKLERNGVGDAGKCLA; this is encoded by the coding sequence ATGCAATCCCTTCCGCTTCCGACCTTTATCGGAGCAATGGTGGCTCTTTTGGTTTCCATGGGAACAACCAACGCGGTTATTGCCTGGCCATGTCCCTACCAATGTGAATGTGACTCTAGGCTACAAACGGTACGATGCTCCTTCGTCTACGGGGTCCGCTGGTATGTAACCCCAACTAATATCCCAAGTGATGTTAGATCCCTCCACATATCTGATCAAAACATTTCATCAGTGACAGCGCTCTCTCTGTCGAACCTCACTAACCTACGTAAACTGGAAATTGTGCGAAGCAGCATCCGTGAATTACAAGACAATGCCTTGATAATGGCACCTAAACTAAGACGCCTCAACCTGAGCGGGAATAGTCTAAGAGCCATGCCACGCGCTGTGTCATCTATAAGAATATTAAAAGAGTTGATTCTGAGCAACAACTTCATTTCAGAGCTGAATCCCTCTGATTTCGAGAACTTGACGAAACTGAGAGTCTTGGATTTGAGCGTTAATAATATGTCTATTTTGCCTCCAGGGTTATTCCAACCATTATATGAATTAAGAAGATTAAACTTAAGTTACAACGCAATCATGTCGATTGACGATCATACCTTCCAGAGCCTTACGAACCTTGAGGATCTTTCATTGTCTCAAAATCGTATCCAGCAGTTATCACCAATATGGATGAATAATCTACAATCTTTGTGGATTCTTGAAATGAATGGCGCCCTCATCGAACGATCTCAAGCAGTACACCTTTTACCAGTCAGTGACTACATCCGATATCCTAATCTCCAGCAGATCCGTTTAGCAGGCAACATGATATCAGACCTGCCATGTGACGCCCTTCGAGTCATGCATGGCCTGCAGCTTCTTGATTTGAGccacaataaaatcaaaatcatcccGGATTATTGTTTTTATGGAATGATATCTTTGGAAGAACTTCTGCTCATTTCAAACGAAATATATTTAATGGAGAGTTATTCCTTTATAAATGTGACGCAGTTATCAACGTTGGACTTGACGTCAAACAGGCTTGATGAAATAAAAGAGGGGCTATTCTATGAAACAAGCCTGCAGAGTTTGTATGCAAATTTAAACAGATTTCAAGCGTTGACAGATATGACGCTTGCGGGAGCATTTAACTTAAGACATATATTTCTTCGGTATAACCAAATATCTGAGATTTCACATCGAGCGTTTTGGTATACGTCGTATCTGACTACCGTTGATCTACGTGATAACGCTCTTCGAAGGATAGGATCTGAGTTTACCAACTTAACTGGCTTAACTTTCCTTGCATTTAGTAGTAACATGATTCATACAGTTCAAACAAATGCATTTGAAGGCACGTCGATAAGCTTGATCTATTTGCATAATAATAGCCTGACTACACTCCCCCAGCAAACATTTTCCTACATGCCAACGCTATCCACAATCACATTATCAGGTAACCCTTGGCATTGTGACTGCAGAGTTCGTTACCTCTGTGAAACCATTATCAATTCTCGTGATCCGTATCCTTGGATGGAGGATTCAGAAAATATGGAGTGTGCTTCACCCAAATCATTTCAAGAACAAGAAATGCAAGCTGTGAAGCCGTTTCAGATGATCTGTACGACATATGCATCTGCCTTGGCAATCCAACTTATTGTTGGATTATCCCTTTCTGCTGTGGCCATAAGTACAGCTCTGTACGTTGTACAACTCTATTGCAAAG